Proteins from one Monodelphis domestica isolate mMonDom1 chromosome 6, mMonDom1.pri, whole genome shotgun sequence genomic window:
- the LOC100022215 gene encoding V-type proton ATPase subunit C 1-like: MTEFWLISAPGEKSCQETWERLQAATLPANLSTNVKFNIPQLKIGILDVLVELSDHLKVLDEFVTKLNRNIVKYVSSLLIGNAKDKIGEILLAKENDIITYLTNFQWDMAKFPITASMRVICEMIEKEVHQIDNDFNSRTAAYEKLRENVKSLEKKQEGTFLTKSLADIVKKEDFVLDSEYLITILVVVPKEIHDKWLKCYETLTDFVVPRSSSIISQDTEAYLCNVTLFKNKVNDFTALAREKQFMIREFFYDEEVMKKESEALSNALGEKKKNFGPLFRWLQLNFSEAFISWIHVKALRIYVESVLRYGLPVNFQAMLLKPNVRAKKKLREVLNDLYKHLVDNEFVTDNSLSAPEFVMDKEDYYPYVYLNIDCSLL, translated from the coding sequence ATGACTGAATTCTGGCTCATTTCAGCTCCTGGGGAGAAATCATGCCAGGAAACATGGGAAAGACTACAGGCAGCAACACTCCCAGCTAATCTCTCTACTAATGTAAAGTTcaacattccccaattaaagattGGGATACTGGATGTTTTAGTTGAATTATCAGATCATTTGAAGGTTCTGGATGAATTTGTGACTAAGCTTAACAGGAACATAGTCAAATATGTCTCCTCATTACTGATAGGCAATGCCAAAGACAAAATTGGTGAAATTCTGTTGGCTAAGGAAAATGACATAATTACATATCTAACAAACTTCCAATGGGATATGGCCAAGTTTCCAATCACAGCGTCCATGAGGGTTATTTGCGAAATGATTGAAAAAGAAGTACACCAAATTGACAATGACTTCAATAGCAGAACAGCTGCCTATGAGAAACTGAGAGAGAATGTaaaaagtttggaaaaaaaacaGGAAGGAACTTTTTTAACTAAAAGTCTAGCAGACATTGTAAAGAAAGAGGACTTTGTCCTTGATTCGGAATATCTCATCACCATATTGGTGGTAGTTCCAAAGGAAATCCATGATAAGTGGCTCAAGTGCTATGAAACATTGACTGATTTCGTAGTCCCGAGGTCTAGCAGCATTATCTCGCAGGACACCGAAGCTTACCTGTGCAATGTtaccttatttaaaaataaagtgaacgATTTCACAGCTTTGGCCAGAGAAAAGCAGTTCATGATTCGTGAGTTTTTTTATGATGAAGAAGTGATGAAAAAAGAATCTGAAGCGCTCTCCAATGCCCTCGGtgaaaagaagaagaattttGGACCGCTATTTCGGTGGCTGCAATTGAATTTCAGTGAAGCTTTTATATCCTGGATTCACGTGAAGGCATTAAGAATTTATGTTGAATCTGTTTTAAGATATGGACTACCAGTGAACTTCCAGGCAATGTTACTTAAACCCAATGTGAGAGccaagaagaaactgagggaagttTTGAATGATTTGTACAAACACTTGGTTGATAACGAATTTGTAACTGATAATTCTTTGAGTGCTCCAGAATTTGTCATGGATAAAGAGGACTATTATCCCTATGTGTACCTCAACATAGATTGCTCTCTACTCTAA